A stretch of Dietzia lutea DNA encodes these proteins:
- a CDS encoding CocE/NonD family hydrolase — protein MNIIVETDVTMTTRDGVILSSDVYRPEEGRHPVLLYRTPYDKSTTLVSAPVADPTWLARQGYVVVVQDSRGTGASEGMLELFLQEHDDGYDAVEWAAVQDWSTGNVGIFGPSAFGFATLGAVAARPPSLKAAMAFVAGPDISRSLFTGGAGSLFWISFLYGSVMPQIIPRLDLPEDERSKLMETWLEGISNLPETLAQLPLSGDELLADERIGGTIGAALLRTSGKDRLRELENQRCLAPNPEWVEAPLAMVTGWYDMFCQGMVELYRDIQSRPGHELMVGPWTHYGAYTSYTGGQGGARAYVKAPGGPPIFGPKIIEWFDRWLKADTAGQQPADSRVDFYVIGEDQWATSATWPPAGDTVKFALASSGSAGTLADDGRLTLAEPSGTADSYTYDPLNPVETRGGVNMVAEVGFSLHHSPDGIQDQRPVEARDDVLVYTSDVLEEPLRVVGPVRLTVWASSSADDTDFVARLVDVEPDGFSANVTEGVVRARYRDGRDDAWLTPGEPTEFEISLGDVAHCFGPGHRVRLDITSSSFPMYSRNLNTRTIPEQASADEAVIAEQSVLHDSDHPSRLELHVVSDIQPLGVGFVDPANQGYEELSS, from the coding sequence ATGAACATCATTGTTGAAACCGATGTGACGATGACGACCCGGGACGGCGTCATACTCAGCAGCGACGTGTACCGGCCAGAAGAGGGGCGCCACCCCGTCCTGCTCTACCGCACGCCGTATGACAAGTCCACCACGCTCGTGTCGGCACCTGTCGCAGATCCGACGTGGTTGGCGCGGCAGGGCTACGTGGTGGTCGTTCAGGACTCCCGCGGAACGGGCGCCTCCGAAGGCATGCTCGAGCTCTTCCTCCAGGAGCACGACGACGGCTACGACGCCGTCGAGTGGGCTGCGGTCCAAGACTGGTCCACCGGAAATGTGGGAATCTTCGGTCCGTCCGCGTTCGGCTTCGCGACCTTGGGTGCGGTCGCGGCCAGGCCCCCGAGCCTCAAGGCGGCAATGGCCTTTGTCGCTGGACCAGACATCTCGCGGTCGCTCTTCACCGGCGGCGCGGGGAGTTTGTTCTGGATCTCATTCCTTTACGGGTCGGTAATGCCGCAGATCATCCCCCGCCTGGATTTGCCTGAGGACGAACGTTCCAAGCTGATGGAAACGTGGCTCGAGGGCATTTCCAACCTGCCTGAGACCCTCGCCCAACTGCCGCTCAGCGGCGACGAGCTCTTGGCCGACGAGCGAATCGGCGGAACCATCGGGGCAGCGCTCCTCCGAACGTCCGGAAAGGACCGCCTCCGCGAGTTGGAGAATCAGCGGTGTCTCGCCCCGAACCCGGAGTGGGTGGAGGCTCCGCTGGCAATGGTCACCGGCTGGTACGACATGTTCTGCCAGGGGATGGTTGAGCTCTATCGCGACATCCAGAGTCGACCCGGTCACGAACTCATGGTCGGTCCCTGGACCCACTACGGCGCCTACACCAGTTACACCGGCGGGCAGGGCGGGGCACGCGCGTACGTCAAGGCGCCGGGGGGCCCTCCGATCTTCGGTCCGAAGATCATCGAGTGGTTCGATCGCTGGCTCAAAGCCGATACAGCAGGACAGCAGCCGGCAGATAGCCGTGTTGACTTCTACGTCATCGGCGAGGACCAGTGGGCGACGTCAGCAACGTGGCCACCGGCCGGAGACACGGTGAAATTCGCCCTTGCGAGCTCGGGAAGCGCAGGAACTCTCGCCGACGATGGTCGCCTCACCCTCGCTGAGCCGTCCGGTACCGCTGACTCTTACACCTACGATCCGCTCAACCCGGTCGAGACTCGAGGTGGAGTCAACATGGTTGCGGAGGTCGGGTTCTCCCTACATCACTCACCCGACGGGATTCAGGACCAGCGGCCGGTCGAGGCGCGCGACGACGTTCTCGTGTACACATCTGACGTTCTCGAGGAGCCGCTTCGGGTTGTCGGTCCGGTGCGACTTACAGTCTGGGCGTCGAGCTCGGCAGACGACACCGACTTCGTCGCCCGCCTGGTCGATGTTGAACCGGATGGTTTTTCGGCCAACGTCACCGAGGGCGTCGTTCGTGCCCGCTACCGCGACGGCCGGGATGACGCATGGCTGACTCCCGGGGAGCCGACTGAGTTCGAGATCTCGCTCGGAGACGTGGCCCACTGCTTCGGGCCAGGACACCGCGTCCGCTTGGACATCACCAGCAGCTCGTTCCCGATGTACTCGCGAAACCTCAACACGCGCACTATCCCCGAGCAAGCCTCCGCGGACGAAGCGGTGATCGCCGAGCAGTCAGTACTTCACGACAGCGATCACCCGTCGCGTCTCGAGCTTCACGTCGTGTCAGACATCCAGCCTCTCGGCGTTGGCTTTGTTGACCCGGCCAACCAGGGCTACGAGGAACTCTCGAGCTGA
- a CDS encoding phosphotriesterase family protein, translating to MALVPTARGDEIDAADMGFTSASEEVVGVYQMEVDFNWPHLSLRGSADPAVQEQIKAARIKKAVDALNEAKAVGVDTIVDRVIPGIGRNVPWVKEIAAQTEVNIIVATGWYTWRDLPPIFELGLMFPDAFETKPPRLADVLVQDIEEGVPGTGVKAGIIKFASDHLGINEGVQAIIAASAEAHRRTGAPITTHSASAGDRPGILSIQDQQAALEKEGVDLRRIQFGHADYTPPEVPIEEFVKVLDKGSFIGFDTVALGHIFPFAWEQRISRIIQLCEMGYSAQILLGNDDYPYTDCVPEIPERPLYTDVKLKVVPALLERGLSEEHATEITVDNPRRLFEMRDLGAY from the coding sequence ATGGCTCTAGTACCAACTGCCCGAGGCGACGAGATTGACGCCGCTGACATGGGCTTCACGAGTGCCTCAGAGGAGGTTGTCGGCGTCTACCAGATGGAGGTCGACTTCAACTGGCCGCATCTGAGCCTGAGGGGTTCGGCCGACCCCGCGGTGCAAGAGCAGATCAAGGCGGCCCGCATCAAGAAAGCCGTCGACGCGCTCAACGAGGCAAAAGCAGTCGGCGTCGACACGATCGTCGACCGAGTCATCCCGGGCATCGGCAGGAATGTTCCGTGGGTCAAGGAGATCGCCGCGCAGACCGAGGTCAACATCATCGTGGCCACCGGGTGGTACACGTGGAGGGATCTGCCGCCCATCTTCGAGCTGGGACTGATGTTCCCGGACGCGTTCGAGACCAAGCCGCCGAGGCTGGCGGACGTGCTTGTCCAGGACATCGAAGAGGGTGTTCCCGGCACAGGTGTCAAGGCCGGGATCATCAAGTTCGCGTCCGATCACCTCGGAATCAACGAGGGCGTGCAGGCGATCATCGCGGCATCCGCCGAAGCGCACCGTCGCACCGGGGCACCTATCACGACACATTCTGCGTCAGCCGGCGACCGGCCGGGCATCCTCAGCATCCAGGACCAGCAGGCCGCGCTCGAGAAGGAAGGCGTCGACCTCCGCCGGATCCAGTTCGGTCACGCTGACTACACGCCGCCGGAGGTTCCGATCGAGGAGTTCGTCAAGGTGCTCGACAAGGGCTCCTTCATCGGCTTCGACACCGTCGCCCTAGGGCACATCTTCCCCTTCGCGTGGGAGCAGCGGATCAGCCGCATCATCCAGCTCTGCGAGATGGGCTATTCAGCCCAGATTCTCCTCGGGAACGACGACTACCCCTACACCGACTGCGTACCTGAGATCCCGGAAAGGCCGCTCTACACGGATGTAAAGCTCAAGGTCGTGCCGGCACTCTTGGAACGTGGACTCTCTGAAGAGCACGCAACCGAGATCACGGTTGACAACCCCCGCAGACTCTTCGAGATGCGCGATCTCGGCGCCTACTAG
- a CDS encoding phosphotriesterase-related protein produces the protein MEVDFNWPHLSLTGSADPAEQGQIKSARIKKAVDALNEAKAVGVDTIVDRVIPGIGRNVPWVKEIAAQTEVNIIVTTGWYTWRDLPPIFELGLMFPDAFETKPPRLADVLVQDIEEGVPGTGVKAGIIKFASDHLGINEGVQAIIAASAEAHRRTGAPITTHSASSGDRPGILSIQDQQAALEKEGVDLRRVEFGHADYTPPEVPIEEFVKVLDKGSFIGFDTVGLGHIFPWAWEQRISRITQLCEMGYSAQILLGNDDTVFTDVIPEFPVKPLYTDAKLKVVPALLERGLSEELVTEITVDNPRRLFEMRDLGAY, from the coding sequence ATGGAGGTCGACTTCAACTGGCCACATCTGAGCCTGACCGGTTCGGCCGACCCCGCGGAGCAGGGGCAGATCAAGTCGGCTCGCATCAAGAAAGCCGTCGACGCGCTCAACGAGGCAAAAGCAGTCGGCGTCGACACGATCGTCGACCGAGTCATCCCGGGCATCGGCAGGAATGTTCCTTGGGTCAAGGAGATCGCCGCGCAGACCGAGGTCAACATCATCGTGACCACCGGGTGGTACACGTGGAGGGATCTGCCGCCCATCTTCGAGCTGGGACTGATGTTCCCGGACGCGTTCGAGACCAAGCCGCCGAGGCTGGCGGACGTCCTGGTACAGGACATCGAAGAGGGCGTTCCCGGCACAGGTGTGAAGGCCGGGATCATCAAGTTCGCTTCCGATCACCTCGGAATCAACGAGGGCGTGCAGGCGATCATCGCGGCATCCGCCGAAGCGCACCGTCGCACCGGGGCACCTATCACGACTCATTCTGCGTCATCGGGCGACCGGCCGGGCATCCTCAGCATTCAGGACCAGCAGGCCGCGCTCGAGAAGGAAGGCGTCGACCTCCGCCGGGTCGAGTTCGGTCACGCCGATTACACGCCGCCGGAGGTTCCGATCGAGGAGTTCGTCAAGGTGCTCGACAAGGGCTCCTTCATCGGCTTCGACACCGTCGGCCTGGGGCACATCTTCCCTTGGGCCTGGGAGCAGCGGATCAGCCGCATCACTCAGCTCTGCGAGATGGGCTACTCAGCCCAGATTCTCCTCGGGAACGATGACACGGTCTTCACCGACGTCATACCCGAGTTCCCGGTGAAGCCGCTCTACACCGATGCAAAGCTCAAGGTCGTGCCGGCATTGTTGGAGCGCGGGCTCTCCGAGGAGCTCGTAACCGAGATCACGGTCGACAACCCCCGCAGGCTCTTCGAGATGCGCGATCTCGGCGCCTACTAG
- a CDS encoding TetR/AcrR family transcriptional regulator — protein sequence MSAEPNTETGARARTRSAILDAAVEVLAEDRQASMADIATAAQVGRTTVHRYFPERADLIHAVVHHVTERSRHAIQRAEPHSGTVRDALRRVVEEHMDLGSILMYIYSEPLTETEPALAEALQAMERAIEDVLARPDADLNPDLPHAWVRRTFWGLLYAGWETAQAGEMPRHQIIDTIITTLTHGVYDLDTH from the coding sequence ATGAGCGCAGAACCGAACACGGAAACCGGGGCACGGGCCCGCACCCGTAGCGCGATCCTCGACGCCGCGGTCGAAGTGTTGGCCGAAGACAGACAGGCATCGATGGCCGACATCGCCACCGCGGCCCAGGTCGGACGCACCACAGTGCACCGCTACTTCCCCGAACGCGCCGACCTCATCCACGCCGTCGTCCACCACGTGACCGAACGCAGCCGACACGCCATCCAACGGGCCGAGCCGCACTCGGGCACCGTGCGCGACGCACTGAGACGGGTCGTCGAAGAGCACATGGACCTCGGATCGATCCTGATGTACATCTACAGCGAACCTCTCACCGAAACCGAGCCCGCACTGGCCGAAGCGCTACAGGCGATGGAACGAGCGATCGAGGACGTACTGGCCCGCCCCGACGCCGATCTCAATCCCGACCTGCCCCACGCCTGGGTGCGCCGAACCTTCTGGGGCCTGTTGTACGCCGGATGGGAGACCGCCCAAGCTGGAGAAATGCCCCGCCACCAGATCATCGACACCATCATCACGACCCTCACCCACGGCGTGTACGACCTCGACACCCACTGA
- a CDS encoding MFS transporter has product MSSVQAPPRASARTWAALGVLALPMLLLAIDATVLIFAMPGIAADLSPSANEQLWIMDIYAFMIAGLLVTMGAVGDRVGKKKLLLVGAVLFTAASVVGAFATSSEQLIVARAFLGLAGATIMPSTLSLIRAMFIDRAQRRFAIAVWSMAGTLGMAGGPIVGGWLLEHFWWGSAFLINIPVMVLLLVLGPILLTESKDPNPEALDLLSAVLSLVAMLSAVYGLKTLVAGDGTATGLLCIAVGLVVGTVFVRRQLSLPNPLLDVGLFRARAFRGAVVADLLSIFALIGAMWALTQYLQLVVGLSPMQAGLWLLPPMIISAAAAFLAAALVKRISAAILVTAGLLVAGVGFALMLGLTPDSGPIPVSVALSLVTLGGGVGMTLTNDIIMSSAPPARAGRAAAISETAYELGTALGTAILGSVLAAVYRNNLVGDSGASVVVPSEDLERASATIAEAFSVAAESPTSAAQVLISAAQAAFTDALTVVGILGAIIMVVAAVWAAVTLRGTSATADLTHHSTPVRSAKKAPTRRAT; this is encoded by the coding sequence ATGTCTTCCGTTCAGGCCCCCCCGCGCGCTTCCGCCCGGACGTGGGCGGCACTGGGTGTGCTCGCTCTGCCGATGCTGCTGTTGGCCATCGACGCCACAGTGTTAATCTTCGCGATGCCGGGGATCGCCGCCGATCTGTCCCCGTCGGCGAACGAGCAGTTGTGGATCATGGATATCTATGCCTTCATGATCGCCGGTCTGCTGGTGACCATGGGCGCGGTTGGTGACCGGGTCGGAAAGAAGAAGCTGCTGCTCGTCGGCGCGGTGCTGTTCACTGCCGCCTCCGTGGTGGGCGCCTTCGCCACCAGCTCCGAGCAGCTCATCGTGGCCCGGGCGTTTCTCGGTCTGGCCGGGGCGACCATCATGCCGTCGACATTGTCGCTGATCCGCGCCATGTTCATCGATCGCGCGCAGCGACGCTTCGCTATCGCCGTGTGGTCGATGGCGGGCACCCTCGGCATGGCGGGCGGTCCGATCGTGGGTGGGTGGCTGCTCGAGCACTTCTGGTGGGGTTCGGCGTTCCTGATCAACATCCCCGTGATGGTGTTGCTATTGGTCCTTGGTCCGATTCTGCTCACCGAGAGCAAGGACCCGAATCCTGAGGCCCTGGACCTGCTCAGCGCGGTGCTGTCATTGGTGGCCATGCTCAGTGCTGTCTACGGACTCAAGACCCTTGTCGCCGGCGACGGCACCGCCACCGGTCTGCTGTGCATCGCCGTGGGCTTGGTGGTGGGAACAGTGTTCGTCCGCCGCCAATTGTCGCTGCCGAATCCGTTGCTGGACGTCGGTCTGTTCCGCGCGCGTGCGTTCCGTGGCGCGGTGGTGGCAGATCTGCTGTCCATTTTCGCCCTCATCGGGGCGATGTGGGCGCTCACCCAGTACCTGCAGTTGGTCGTGGGGCTCTCCCCGATGCAGGCGGGCCTGTGGCTCCTTCCGCCGATGATCATCTCCGCGGCGGCGGCGTTCTTGGCCGCCGCTCTGGTCAAGCGCATCAGCGCGGCGATCCTGGTCACCGCCGGGTTGCTCGTGGCGGGGGTCGGGTTCGCACTCATGCTGGGACTGACTCCCGACTCCGGTCCGATCCCGGTGAGTGTTGCGCTCAGCCTGGTCACCCTTGGTGGTGGGGTGGGGATGACGTTGACCAACGACATCATCATGAGCTCGGCCCCTCCCGCCCGCGCTGGTAGGGCGGCCGCGATCTCGGAGACGGCCTACGAGCTCGGCACCGCCCTGGGTACCGCCATCCTGGGGTCGGTACTGGCCGCGGTGTACAGGAACAACCTGGTGGGTGACTCCGGTGCCTCGGTCGTGGTCCCGTCGGAGGATCTGGAGCGGGCGAGCGCAACGATCGCTGAGGCGTTCTCCGTCGCGGCCGAGTCTCCCACCTCGGCTGCGCAGGTACTGATCAGTGCGGCGCAGGCGGCGTTCACCGATGCACTGACCGTCGTCGGGATCCTCGGGGCGATCATCATGGTGGTCGCAGCCGTGTGGGCTGCCGTGACTTTGCGAGGCACCTCGGCCACGGCTGACCTCACCCACCACTCGACTCCCGTCCGGTCGGCTAAGAAGGCACCAACCAGGCGGGCGACGTGA